Proteins encoded within one genomic window of Oncorhynchus masou masou isolate Uvic2021 chromosome 1, UVic_Omas_1.1, whole genome shotgun sequence:
- the mtmr12 gene encoding myotubularin-related protein 12: MLSSLGSAGGKSAKPSFVSYVTPEEIKSEKEPSRKEKHPDLLPGEVVFCSASTVLKYTQDDLSQRGVFGALLCTNFRVSFVSDEAPTEEMGQLFKNKLYGENDIPLSCVDNIYGGSDDKRKLITGGLVKNKYPSKMIIHCKDLRVFQFSLSFSKEEDAKKIFQGIVHHCLEPKSLRCLFAFSYCEKTSYPEAQRKKQTVMFDSVEDWTQEMKRTKGNCRVVSENSNFELSPKLPQYFIVPKNVSDEDLTKYQGKGLPMWCWSHHSGCALFKTASIPLVQEDNVPQTYTEKMLTAVAHNHLYSVKTEDLSDTLPTVQDILLSYNKFKQFFLIDNTTEFWMSDMKWFSSLDNCGWLDIIRQCLQKAVEVVESLEKENTNVLIMEEGGSDLCCVVSSLVQLMLDPYYRTLLGFQSLVQKEWVAGGHAFLDRSNHLHLKDKVESQSPVFLLFLECVWQLQQQHGPAFQFSETYLTVLSDSVHVPVFTTFLFNNDGHRDSLLRAESPHTQRSPLNCPTVWDWSVQFDCKAQDLFTNPLYTEKPKQDTSVRKSYRPRHLRQLSLPSSAFKTPPKKGFFKDEADNLKKILGVKRLSRWMLSPSSDSPPTSSSVREFYEAWQTKPLDYHGLLLPCLDGPSIRVWMQRYLRWIHDVQILGGGPVAMLSKVSEILGEVQELQRQLDRHGCTLTSNHKGARPRAKTVAAVIAARSSVRLSSSFPFVTSRNWSFKPAIPTSLLQSLMVTGLAGNLADREDDGGPESLV, translated from the exons GAAATCAAGTCAGAGAAGGAGCCCTCCAGAAAAGAGAAACATCCAGACTTGTTACCAG GTGAGGTAGTGTTCTGCAGTGCCAGCACAGTGTTGAAATACACTCAGGATGACCTGTCACAGCGAGGTGTCTTCGGGGCGCTGCTCTGCACCAACTTCAGAGTGTCCTTTGTCAGCGATGAGGCGCCCACTGAGGAGATG GGCCAGCTCTTCAAAAATAAACTCTACGGAGAAAATGACATCCCTCTTTCGTGTGTGGATAACATCTATGGAG GTTCTGACGACAAGAGGAAGCTGATAACAGGAGGCCTGGTGAAGAACAAGTATCCATCGAAGATGATCATCCACTGTAAAGACCTACGGGTGTTTCagttctctctgtccttctctaaAGAGGAAGATGCCAAAAAG ATCTTCCAGGGGATTGTCCACCACTGTCTGGAGCCCAAGTCCCTGAGATGTCTCTTTGCCTTCTCCTACTGCGAGAAAACCTCGTATCCAG AGGCGCAGAGGAAAAAGCAGACTGTGATGTTTGACTCCGTGGAGGACTGGACTCAAGAAATGAAGAGAACTAAAGGAAACTGTAGAGTGGTGTCGGAGAACAGCAACTTCGAGCTCTCTCCAAA GTTGCCTCAGTATTTTATAGTCCCAAAAAACGTCTCGGACGAAGACTTGACTAAGTACCAGGGAAAGGGATTACCG ATGTGGTGCTGGTCTCATCATAGCGGCTGTGCCTTGTTTAAAACCGCCTCTATACCCCTGGTACAAGAGGACAACGTCCCACAAACCTACACGGAGAA AATGTTGACGGCAGTGGCTCACAACCACCTGTACTCCGTAAAGACAGAAGACCTGTCCGACACACTGCCCACCGTTCAGGACATCCTGTTGTCTTACAACAAATTCAAACAGTTCTTCCTCATCGACAACACAACAGAGTTCTGGATGTCCGATATGAAATGGTTCTCCTCACTGGACAACTGTGGATGGCTGGACATCATCAG ACAGTGTCTCCAGAAGGCCGTGGAGGTAGTTGAGAGCCTGGAAAAGGAAAACACCAATGTTCTCATTATGG AGGAGGGTGGTTCAGACCTGTGCTGTGTGGTCTCCAGCCTGGTCCAGTTGATGTTGGACCCCTACTACAGAACTCTTCTGGGCTTCCAGAGTCTGGTGCAGAAGGAGTGGGTAGCAGGAGGACATGCTTTCCTGGATCGCTCCAACCATCTACACCTCAAGGACAAGGTGGAG aGCCAGTCTCCAGTGTTCCTGCTCTTCCTGGAGTGTGTGTGGCAGCTACAGCAGCAGCATGGTCCGGCCTTCCAGTTCTCAGAGACCTACCTGACCGTGCTGTCTGACAGCGTCCATGTTCCGGTATTCACCACCTTCCTCTTCAACAACGACGGCCACAGAGACAGCTTACTAAGG GCCGAGTCGCCCCACACACAAAGAAGCCCATTGAACTGCCCGACAGTGTGGGACTGGTCGGTGCAGTTTGACTGCAAGGCACAGGATCTCTTCACTAACCCTTTGTATACCGAGAAGCCCAAGCAGGACACGTCTGTGAGGAAATCCTACAGGCCCAgg CACCTGCGTCAGCTGTCCCTGCCAAGCTCAGCCTTCAAGACCCCCCCTAAGAAGGGCTTCTTTAAAGACGAGGCGGACAACCTGAAGAAAATCCTTGGTGTAAAGAGGCTCAGTCGCTGGATGCTGTCTCCTTCCTCAGATTCCCCTCCGACCTCGTCTTCAGTCAGGGAGTTCTACGAGGCGTGGCAGACTAAACCATTAGACTACCACGGTCTGCTGCTGCCCTGCCTGGACGGTCCCTCCATACGCGTCTGGATGCAGAG GTACCTGCGCTGGATCCACGACGTCCAGATCCTAGGAGGGGGTCCAGTGGCCATGCTGAGTAAAGTCTCTGAGATACTGGGGGAGGTTCAGGAGCTGCAGAGACAGCTCGATCGCCACGGCTGCACTTTAACCTCCAACCACAAGGGGGCGAGGCCAAGGGCCAAGACAGTGGCGGCGGTGATCGCAGCCAGGTCTTCGGTGAGGCTGTCGTCATCGTTCCCCTTCGTGACGTCGAGGAACTGGTCGTTCAAACCAGCCATACCGACCAGCCTCCTTCAGAGTCTCATGGTGACCGGATTGGCAGGAAACCTGGCCGATAGAGAGGATGATGGTGGCCCGGAGTCTCTGGTCTAG